In Desulfovibrio sp. Fe33, the genomic window GGACCCGTTGTCTGCTCGTGATCTCGGCCATCCCGTTCGCGGTCCTCACCAACATCATCCGCGTGGTGGCTACCGGCCAGTTGGCGCATCACTACGGACCGGCCGCGGCTGAAGGGTTCTTCCATGAATTCGCCGGTCTGGCTGTTTTCTGCATGGCCATGTTCTTCCTCGGCGGCACCTGTTTCCTGCTCAGGCTTTGGGAGAAACGCCATGAAGCTTAGAATCTTCATTGTCTGCCTTCTGGTTATGGGTGCCGGTGCGTTTGTCCACCTGCACAGCGATGCGGCCGTGCCCTTGAGCCGTCCCCTGGACGAGTTCCCGGTGAAGGTGGGCCAGTGGCGCATGGTCCACGAGTGGCGGTATGCGCAGGGCATCCTCGAAGTCCTTCAGGCCACGGGCTACGTGTCCAGGCAGTATCGGGACGAGCAGGGCAGGGTGGTCGAGCTGTACCTTGGCTATCACGACGGCGGCCCGGACGCCGGTCCCATCCATTCCCCGCGCAATTGCCTGCCCGGCGGCGGTTGGATGCAGCGGTTCGAGAAAACCGTGGAGATAGACCTGGACGGCCGGAGCATGGAGGCGGTCCAGGCCGCCTACGACAAGAGCGAGTCGACCGTGACCATGCTGTATTGGTTCCAGGTCTGCGGCAAGGTCGTGACCAACGAGTACGCCCTCAAGATCGAGGAGATATTGGGGTCCCTGATCAGCCGCAGGCGGGATAGCGCCTTCATTCGCCTGTCCACGGAAATTTCCGGTGAGGATGGCGGCGCGGCGGAGGCGTTGCATCGTTTCGCGGAGGATTTTTACCCAGTGATCGAGGCGTTCCTGCCCGCACCGGCCGGAGGGAGATAGGTCATGACGGTTATGGCGGTAAGTCAGATGCTGGTGGCGGCCCTGTTGGTCCTCTATCCGGTGTACGGTCTGGTGCGGTACGGGGTTTCCCTGTCGCGGTTGGCCCTGACGCTGGCCCTGTGGTCGTTCGCTGCCTTGAATATCCTGGACTAT contains:
- a CDS encoding exosortase C-terminal domain/associated protein EpsI, with product MKLRIFIVCLLVMGAGAFVHLHSDAAVPLSRPLDEFPVKVGQWRMVHEWRYAQGILEVLQATGYVSRQYRDEQGRVVELYLGYHDGGPDAGPIHSPRNCLPGGGWMQRFEKTVEIDLDGRSMEAVQAAYDKSESTVTMLYWFQVCGKVVTNEYALKIEEILGSLISRRRDSAFIRLSTEISGEDGGAAEALHRFAEDFYPVIEAFLPAPAGGR